In a single window of the Nicotiana tomentosiformis chromosome 8, ASM39032v3, whole genome shotgun sequence genome:
- the LOC104096916 gene encoding protein BPS1, chloroplastic-like, producing the protein MSRPQEPHRPFLPFGNPFKFILPKGSYLSPKLLALLNAFEESLAERVKSLKLGDKEDILTLSWMTQAISVLCAIHTDVKTLITELEFPVCDWDEKWIDVYLDNSVKLLDTSIAFSSDISRLGQGCLYLQCGLHNLDGTSKQFMKARSSLDGWKQHINSKNPRLENCFAILDSLTESLNLPKIKNSAKGKVLMRAMYGVRVVTVFIFSMFAVTFSGSTKKLKDLQVHETCLWTEAFLDLRDFISGEIRSNYSNGRLTTLKELEAVDTSVKKLYPIIEDGVDPNEAEQLQLLTSGLTEKAEKLSEGLDLLAKEADRFFQILLTGRDSLLCNLRVGSTVSNQAQANNNVERTEVR; encoded by the coding sequence ATGAGTCGTCCACAGGAACCACACCGCCCTTTTCTCCCGTTTGGAAATCCTTTCAAATTTATATTACCTAAGGGCTCGTACTTGTCTCCTAAGCTTCTTGCTCTGTTGAATGCTTTTGAGGAGTCATTAGCAGAGAGGGTTAAGAGTCTTAAGCTTGGAGATAAGGAAGATATTCTCACTTTATCATGGATGACACAAGCAATAAGTGTACTTTGTGCAATTCATACAGACGTGAAAACTCTCATTACCGAACTTGAATTTCCGGTATGTGACTGGGATGAGAAGTGGATAGATGTGTACTTGGACAACAGTGTGAAGTTGCTGGACACTTCCATTGCTTTCAGTTCTGATATCTCAAGGCTCGGCCAAGGCTGCCTTTATCTTCAGTGTGGCTTGCATAACTTGGATGGAACCTCAAAACAGTTTATGAAAGCCCGTTCATCATTGGATGGATGGAAGCAGCATATCAATTCAAAGAACCCAAGACTGGAGAATTGCTTTGCCATCTTGGACAGCCTCACCGAGTCGCTCAACCTACCTAAAATCAAGAATTCGGCAAAAGGGAAGGTTCTGATGCGAGCAATGTACGGAGTGAGGGTGGTAACTGTATTCATATTCAGCATGTTTGCCGTCACATTTTCGGGTTCTACAAAGAAGTTGAAGGATCTGCAGGTTCATGAAACTTGCTTGTGGACAGAAGCATTTCTTGATCTGCGTGATTTTATTAGCGGGGAGATCAGGAGTAATTATTCGAATGGAAGGCTCACAACACTGAAAGAGCTGGAAGCAGTGGATACAAGTGTGAAGAAGTTGTACCCTATCATAGAGGATGGAGTAGACCCTAACGAAGCTGAGCAGTTGCAGCTTCTAACTTCAGGACTGACTGAAAAAGCAGAAAAACTTTCAGAAGGATTAGATCTGCTAGCAAAGGAGGCAGATAGATTCTTCCAAATCCTTTTAACTGGACGCGATTCTTTGCTTTGTAACCTTAGAGTTGGTAGTACCGTCTCTAACCAAGCACAAGCGAACAACAATGTAGAAAGAACAGAGGTGAGATGA